A window of Mycolicibacterium madagascariense genomic DNA:
GAACTCGACGATCGACCGCGCGACCCGATCCGGCTGATCCAGCTGCATGAAATGCCCTGCGCCAGAGACGATCTGGGCCGCGCTCCCCTCGGGCAGCGCGGGCTTCACCCAGTGGGTGTACTCCGCCGAGGCGCACCCGTCGTCGGCGCCGTGCAGGTAGAGCGTCGGCACGCGCAGTCGGGCCAACCAGTACCGGTGCAGATCGGCGTACCGCGGTGGCGGCGCACTGCCCCGCATCGTGGCGCGGTAGTACCCGAGCGCCGCGCGCCAGTTCTCGGGCGCCCCGATGGCGTCCATCACTAGTGCCACGTCCTCGCTCGCGTCGTACGACGGCGACCACTGCCGCCACAGCCGTGGCACCACCCAGGACGCGGATCGCGCTGGCAGCCAGGGCAATTGGAAGTACGTGATGTACCAACTGCGCAGCAGCTGGCGGGGCAGCCGTGCCGCCAGCCGCGCCGGGTCGGGCAGCCCGCGTAGGGGTCGGAACGTGCCCGCGGGCGGTAC
This region includes:
- a CDS encoding alpha/beta fold hydrolase, giving the protein MTEPRWLDVSTPDVTLKALSWGPDDAPIALCLHGFPDTAHGWRKVAPRLVDAGWRVVAPFLRGYAPSTTSTDDSYHVGALMDDALRVLETAGATGRDVVIGHDWGAIAGAGLAAMPESPFTKAVIMSVPPAGTFRPLRGLPDPARLAARLPRQLLRSWYITYFQLPWLPARSASWVVPRLWRQWSPSYDASEDVALVMDAIGAPENWRAALGYYRATMRGSAPPPRYADLHRYWLARLRVPTLYLHGADDGCASAEYTHWVKPALPEGSAAQIVSGAGHFMQLDQPDRVARSIVEFLGDPAG